The following proteins come from a genomic window of Streptomyces sp. NBC_01716:
- a CDS encoding SDR family NAD(P)-dependent oxidoreductase has translation MTTPQHKIGSGFGATSTAEEVLRGVDLGGKLAVVTGGYSGLGLETTRALARAGARVVVPARRRAAAEEAVAGIEGPAGKVEVGELDLGDLDSVRAFAEGFLASGRGIDLMINNAAIMACPETRVGPGWEAQFATNHLGHYALVNRLWPAIEPGGARVVSVSSAGHRRSPIRWDDVRFERGYDKWQAYGQAKTANALFAVHLDALGKDAGVRAFSLHPGGILTPLQRHLPKEEMVGFGWIDEGGNPLNPSFKSPEQGAATQVWAAGSPRLAGAGGVYCEDCDIAGPADEDDFKGGVRTYAADPEQAARLWRLSAELTGVDAFATAG, from the coding sequence ATGACTACTCCTCAGCACAAGATCGGTTCAGGCTTCGGCGCGACGAGCACCGCCGAGGAGGTTCTGCGGGGCGTGGACCTCGGCGGGAAGCTCGCGGTCGTCACCGGCGGCTACTCAGGGCTGGGGCTGGAGACGACGCGCGCGCTGGCCCGCGCGGGCGCTCGGGTCGTGGTGCCCGCCAGGCGGCGCGCCGCCGCCGAGGAGGCCGTCGCCGGGATCGAGGGACCGGCGGGGAAGGTCGAGGTCGGCGAGCTCGACCTCGGTGACCTCGACAGCGTCCGCGCGTTCGCCGAGGGGTTCCTCGCGTCCGGGCGCGGCATAGATCTGATGATCAACAACGCCGCGATCATGGCGTGCCCCGAGACCCGCGTCGGACCGGGCTGGGAGGCGCAGTTCGCGACGAACCACCTCGGCCACTACGCGCTCGTCAACCGCCTCTGGCCCGCGATCGAGCCGGGCGGTGCCCGTGTCGTCTCGGTGTCGTCGGCAGGTCACCGCCGCTCCCCCATCCGCTGGGACGACGTGCGGTTCGAGCGGGGTTACGACAAGTGGCAGGCATATGGGCAGGCGAAGACCGCCAACGCGCTGTTCGCCGTCCATCTGGACGCGCTCGGCAAGGACGCCGGGGTCCGGGCCTTCTCGCTGCACCCCGGTGGCATCCTCACGCCGCTTCAGCGCCATCTTCCCAAGGAGGAGATGGTGGGCTTCGGCTGGATCGACGAGGGCGGCAACCCGCTCAACCCCTCCTTCAAGTCACCCGAGCAGGGCGCGGCCACACAGGTGTGGGCGGCTGGTTCACCGCGACTGGCCGGTGCGGGCGGGGTGTACTGCGAGGACTGCGACATCGCCGGCCCCGCCGACGAGGACGACTTCAAGGGCGGGGTACGTACATACGCGGCGGACCCCGAGCAGGCGGCGCGGCTCTGGCGGCTCTCCGCCGAACTGACGGGCGTCGACGCGTTCGCGACGGCG
- a CDS encoding HD domain-containing protein, with translation MAYDPSAPAGVSVPDTKLARAATELVRDTVSELIYDHSRRVYFFGSLQGRNRDLAFDPELLYIGAMFHDLGLGEPFHTSGRRFEVDSADEARRFLRANQVPEDSVRRVWTAIALHTTPGVPEFMEPEVALVTAGVEYDVLGIGYHDIGEDDRTAVVALHPRPGFKQRILGAFTDGVRHKPETTFGNVKADVLAHYVPGFERGDFVRTILDSPWPE, from the coding sequence ATGGCCTACGACCCCTCCGCACCGGCGGGCGTGAGCGTGCCGGACACGAAGCTCGCGCGGGCGGCGACCGAGCTCGTACGTGACACCGTGAGCGAACTGATCTACGACCACTCGCGCCGCGTCTACTTCTTCGGCAGCCTCCAGGGGCGCAACCGCGATCTCGCCTTCGACCCCGAACTCCTCTACATCGGGGCCATGTTCCACGACCTGGGCCTCGGCGAGCCCTTCCACACCAGCGGCCGGCGCTTCGAGGTCGACAGCGCCGACGAGGCACGCCGCTTCCTCCGGGCGAACCAGGTGCCCGAGGACAGCGTCCGGCGCGTCTGGACCGCGATCGCCCTGCACACGACCCCGGGCGTCCCCGAGTTCATGGAGCCGGAGGTGGCGCTGGTGACCGCGGGCGTCGAGTACGACGTCCTCGGCATCGGGTACCACGACATCGGCGAGGACGACCGCACCGCCGTCGTCGCGCTGCACCCGCGTCCCGGCTTCAAGCAGCGCATCCTCGGCGCCTTCACCGACGGCGTCCGGCACAAGCCGGAGACCACCTTCGGCAACGTCAAGGCCGATGTCCTCGCCCACTACGTACCCGGCTTCGAGCGCGGCGACTTCGTGCGCACGATCCTGGACTCGCCGTGGCCCGAGTGA
- a CDS encoding SDR family NAD(P)-dependent oxidoreductase, with the protein MTTTLITGANKGLGFETARRLVAAGHTVYLGSRDPERGRRAAELLSARPLVIDITDDASVAAAAKTVEADGGLDVLINNAGVEGRTPDGGVIGAGEVTADDVRAVFDTNVFGTVRVTHAFLPLLERSAAPVVVNVSSSLGSIVRVTEPGSPAAAYPGLAYPASKTVVNMITVQYAKAFPAIRINAVEPGYTKTDLNGNTGTQTVEEGAEIIVRMAQVCPDGPTGGYFDVTGPLPW; encoded by the coding sequence ATGACTACGACACTGATCACCGGGGCCAACAAGGGCCTCGGTTTCGAGACCGCCCGCCGCCTCGTCGCCGCGGGCCACACCGTCTACCTGGGCAGCCGCGACCCGGAGCGCGGACGCCGCGCCGCCGAGCTGCTGAGCGCGCGGCCGCTCGTCATCGACATCACCGACGACGCGTCCGTCGCCGCCGCGGCGAAGACCGTCGAGGCGGACGGCGGACTGGACGTACTGATCAACAACGCGGGCGTCGAAGGGCGGACGCCGGACGGAGGCGTGATCGGCGCCGGGGAGGTGACCGCCGACGACGTGCGCGCGGTCTTCGACACGAACGTCTTCGGGACGGTGCGCGTGACCCACGCGTTCCTGCCGCTGCTGGAGCGGTCGGCCGCCCCGGTCGTGGTCAACGTCAGCAGTTCCCTCGGCTCGATCGTCAGGGTGACGGAGCCGGGCTCACCGGCCGCCGCGTACCCGGGCCTGGCCTATCCGGCGTCCAAGACGGTGGTCAACATGATCACGGTCCAGTACGCGAAGGCGTTCCCGGCCATCCGGATCAACGCGGTGGAGCCCGGCTACACAAAGACGGACCTGAACGGGAACACCGGTACGCAGACCGTCGAGGAGGGGGCGGAGATCATCGTACGGATGGCCCAGGTGTGCCCGGACGGCCCGACCGGCGGCTACTTCGACGTGACGGGTCCGCTGCCCTGGTAG